In Elephas maximus indicus isolate mEleMax1 chromosome 5, mEleMax1 primary haplotype, whole genome shotgun sequence, the sequence CCTCCACAGCCAGTGAGTGCTGTGCCCAGACCACGCGTGTCAGCAGGAAGATGTGTCAGCCTCAAGAATGCTGCCTCTGAAGGAGGAGTATACAGTCTGGGTGGCGGACTGGACCCCAGGGCCATTTTAGGGGTACAACACTGCCACCCCTCCTGCACTGATGGACACTGCCCAGTGGAAGGGCACAAATGGCATGGGAGGGGGCATGTCCTCCAAGAGAGCATGGGGCGAGCAAGAGGGGTCTACACTGGGTGGGTCAGAGCCATGAACACACGCATGCTTACTCAGCCTCTAGGTGGTGGAGGGGGAAGCAGCCAACTCTCTTCTCATGCTTCGATTCTCAAAACACAGGGAGAGTGGCTGCTGTGCAGGCCTGAGGCTCACAGCCCTGGTCACTGCGACTGGTTTGAACCTCTCCCACCTCGGTCAGAGGCTTAGTGCAGTGATCCAGTGCTGTGTGCCCAcccacaccagctgctccccacCTTGGGCTGAGGTTCAGTGTGATGACCCAGCACCATGTGCCTGTCCGCACAGGCTCCTTCCCACCTTGAGCCAAGGGCTCACTGTGGTACCCAGCACCATACGCCCATCCACACCGGCTGCTCCCCACCTCGGGCTGAGGTTAAGTGTGGTGACCCAGCACTGTGTGCCCATTCACACTGAATATTCCTCTACTGCCAGGCATCCGTTCATGCTAGCCAGGATCCCCCACCTTGGGCCAAAGCTCACCATGGTGACCCAGCACCGGGCGCCTGTCCAGTGCACACTAGACAGACACCTGACCCCTCTCTGCCTCTGTGCCGCTACAGGAAGCCAGTCTGTGTCCCATGTTTAGGAATGCTGTGAGAATGAGGGGTGGATGCAGCCGGGTGCACCGTGTGCCTAACACATGTCCTGTGTTGGGGCCGTGGTTAATACAGCAACACTGTGAGAGGCAAGGCCGGATGCCAAGCTCCTTTCCTTATTGAATCATTTCCTAAGGATCAATGCCTATAAGAAGAACACAGCTGGAGGAAGGAGAAGTGCAGCTCAGACACCCACACGCACTCCAGCGCTGAGCTCTATCATCTACTCTGTTTTCTTCCCTTGCTTCATGACTTTATTAGCCCGGTTCCCTGATGACCAGTGAGCGTGAGCCCCCTACTCTTCCGATGCTGCACCCCGCTGTCTCCGCCTGCACTCAGAGCGACCTGCTGTGCTGTCTCCTCTCACTCTAGTCTCCAGAGCTTCACTACCAGACGACTAAAATTTATAACACAGCCCGCTCTGAGGGCTTCCACTCCACTTTCTCACGATTTATGTCAGTTCTCAGACACTATCGCCCTTCCTAACAGACTCACTCTCCCCCAGGTTTCCTGGTCCGTGAATAGAGCTCAGGAGGTAGAGACTCAGCCTGTCACTGCACAGGCTCTGACCACCGTGCTGTCCCTCCCAAGTGGGGAGACAGGAGAATGGGGGGAGCACGTCATCCGAGGGGTCTGCCCACCCAACCCCATGCTGTCCCTCCCAGGTGGGGACGGGAAAATGGAGGGAGAATGTCATTCAAAGGGGCTGCCCACTGCCACGCTATTCCAAAACTCACTCCTACTGATCTATCTACCAGTCTTTCTGCTCCAGGCCTGTCCCCGTGGGACCCATGACACTTCCTAGGTGGCAGCTGGGGCCCCACCAATTCTCTACTGTTCTCACTCTCTGAGGTAAAGCAACCCGACATCATGAAGGAACAGGGCACTTCTGCCAGTCTCCCCAAAAGAGCCAACAGCCATGTCCTGTGCACGCAGCTGGAGGCACCACAGTGTTGCAGTGACACAGACTGACAGTGGCACAGTGACACACCTGGTGACACATGCACAGAGACATGGTGACAGACAACAGTGACAGAGTGACAGTGGCACAGTGATACACCTGGtaacacacatgcacagagaCATGGTGACAGACAACAGTGACTGACAGTGGCACAGTGACACACCTggtgacacacatgcacagagACATGGTGACAGACAACAGTGACAGAGTGACAGTGGCACAGTGATACGCCTggtgacacacatgcacagagACATGGTGACAACAGTGACAGAGTGACAGTGGCACAGTGATACACCTggtgacacacatgcacagagACATGGTGACAGACAATAGTGACAAAGAGTAACAGTGACACACCTGGTGACACGCACAGAGACATGGTGGCAGACAAAAGTGACAGCAGCAGTGGCACAGTGATACACCTggtgacacacatgcacagagACATGGTGACAGCAGTGACAGAGTGACAGTGGCACAGTGACACACCTGCTGACACACATGCACAGAGACATGGTGACAGACAACAGGGAGAGTGACACACCTGGTGACACACATGCAGAGACATGGTGACAGTGACAGTGGCACAGTGATACACCTGGtaacacacatgcacagagaCATGGTGACAGACAACAGTGACTGACAGTGGCACAGTGACACACCTggtgacacacatgcacagagACATGGTGACAGACAACAGTGACAGAGTGACAGTGGCACAGTGATACACCTggtgacacacatgcacagagACATGGTGACAGACAATAGTGACAAAGAGTAACAGTGACACACCTggtgacacacatgcacagagACATGGTGACAGACAACAGTGACAGAGTGACAGTGGCACAGTGATACACCTggtgacacacatgcacagagACATGGTGACAGCAGTGACAGAGTGACAGTGGCACAGTGACACACCTGCTGACACACATGCACAGAGACATGGTGACAGACAACAGGGAGAGTGACACACCTGGTGACACACATGCAGAGACATGGTGACAGTGACAGTGGCACAGTGATACACCTGGtaacacacatgcacagagaCATGGTGACAGACAACAGTGACTGACAGTGGCACAGTGACACACCTggtgacacacatgcacagagACATGGTGACAGACAACAGTGACAGAGTGACAGTGGCACAGTGATACACCTGGtaacacacatgcacagagaCATGGTGACAGACAACAGTGACTGACAGTGGCACAGTGACACACCTggtgacacacatgcacagagACATGGTGACAGACAACAGTGACAGAGTGACAGTGGCACAGTGATACACCTGGtaacacacatgcacagagaCATGGTGACAGACAACAGTGAGAGAGTGACAGTGGCACAGTGATACACCTGGTGACACACATGCAGAAACATGGTGACAGACAACAGTGACAGAGTGACAGTGGCACAGTGATACACCTGGtaacacacatgcacagagaCATGGTGACAACAGTGACTGACAGTGGCACAGTGACACACCTggtgacacacatgcacagagACATGGTGACAGACAACAGTGACAGAGTGACAGTGGCACAGTGATACACCTGGTGACACACATGCAGAGACACGGTGAGAGACAACAGTGACAGAGTGACAGTGGCACAGTGATACACCTGGtaacacacatgcacagagaCATGGTGACAGACAACAGTGACTGACAGTGGCACAGTGACACACCTGGTGACAGACAACAGTGACAGAGTGACAGTGGCACAGTGATACACCTGGTGACACACATGCAGAGACACGGTGACAGACAACAGTGACAGAGTGACAGTGGCACAGTGATACACCTGGtaacacacatgcacagagaCATGGTGACAACAGTGACTGACAGTGGCACAGTGACACACCTggtgacacacatgcacagagACATGGTGACAGACAACAGTGACAGAGTGACAGTGGCACAGTGATACACCTGGTGACACACATGCAGAGACATGGTGACAGACAACAGTGACAGTGACTGACGGTGACACACCTGGTGACACACACAGATGTTTACACAGAGTACAGTGACAGTGACATGGTGACACAGGTACACAGTGACAGTGAGAGTAACATGGTGACAACAGTGACATGGTGACACATTGACATAGTGACACATAGAACACAGTGATGCAGTGACAGTGACACGGTGACAGAACAGTGACAGTGTGACATGGTGACAAAAACTGACATGGTGACACAGGCACACAGTAACACAGCAAACACTGACATGGTGACACATGGGGACACAGTGACAGAGTAACATGGTGACACAGAACAGTGACAGAGTGACATAGAGTGCCACACACGCACAGGGCCCAGGCCGCCCTAGGCCTGGCAACTCTGCACCACGCCCCCGTCAGGCTTAGTATGAACCCACTAGCAACATCAAGTCACAGACCATGGTGTGTTTCTCTAGTCATGAGTTCAAATACAATCCTACCTTAGTCTAAAAAAGGCCGAAACATAAGACAAAGAAAGCCTGCCCTGGATGCACCTGGGACAGCCCTCACCTGGTGAGCCAGTGCCCAAGGTCAGGGCGGTGGGCCCCCTGCACGCCTGTCTGGTTCAGGGCCCGAAGCAGCCGGCAGCAGCACAGCACAGCCCAGGGGCTGGCTAGCACCATCCGCTGCTCCATGCTGCCCAGCCGCTCGAAGGCAGAGGCTGCCGCACGTGTCCTGTCCTCCTCCAGCGCGGCACAGCCCTCCGCTCCATCCTGCATAGTCAGCATGGCCCCTTCGGGCCCTGGCTCCTCGCGCAGGCCACACTGAGGGTCCCCATCACTGCCTAGGAAGTGGTTTCTGCAGACCTCTTGGCACAATGCCAGGCACAGGGTGCTGACGAGGAAGTACCAGGTCTGGTGCTCCTCCTCAATGAAGCTGCTCGCGCCCAGGCTCAGGATGTGGCCCATGGTCCCCAGCAGGATGAGGAGGTCCAGCTCTGACCACCGCACGCTGGGAGGAGCAGGGTTCTGTGAAGAGGAAATGCGCTCTGTAAGTGATGTCTGGATGTGGCACACACTGTGCTGCTGGTGCTCACCAAACTCTACTCATCAGAGACCCTGTCCTTCCCACGCCCAGTGCCTCCCAATCCTGCTCTGGGGGAACGTCTCTTATCTGGACACAGTCCTGGGAACTCTCAACCAGAAACGCAAGTCATGGGCAGAGTGGCAAAGCAACTGACAGTGGTGAGGGAGACCACCCCGAGTGATCGGAGAGATCACCCTGGGTCCTCAGAGAGACCACCCCCAAGTTCTTAGAGAGCATGCTCCTCCATGATCTACAGCCCTATAGGTACCTGGTGCCCCCACCTCCCCACATAGAGGTGCCTGTTCCTCTGTGACCCACGGCCCTAGACCCACAGGAACCTGCTTTTCCCTCTAAAAACTCACACACATAATCTGACGACATGACCTGGATTCTGAAATCAGGATGCCCAGGGGGTTCGCACATGTGGTTGCTGCGTTTGGAGAACTCCTGGTCCCCCTGATGCATGTGCTCCGGTGTCTGGTATGCTGGGGTTTGCCTGTGCACCGGGGTCTGCCCGTGAGGGAGCAGTGACAGGACAATGACACAGTCTGCACAGAGCCGCAGCGCTGCCTCTTTAGGAGCCCTTACCTTGCCCACACGCTTTGCGCTGACCACCGTCTTTGTAAGCGCAGACACGATTGCACAGAGCAGCGCGGACATCAGCAGCATCGCACCACCTGCTGCCAGCCAGGGCATGCTGCAGAAGTAGCAGGTGCTCTCAGTCGAGGTGCACACTACCACATGGATGGCCGAGAGGACCAGGATCGTCAGGTAgaagagcagggagaacagcggtGACGACAGCGGCACATCCAGCTCGGCTGCCGGGCTCAGCGCCTTCGGGATGCTGAGCAGGAGCAGGGCAAGGACCTGGACAGGGAGACCACATAAGCATCCATGGACTGGGTCCGGGAGACATCTACTGCAGACCAAGCCAGGTGCCTGATCTTAAGTCAGCTGTCCCAACAGTAAAGCCCAATAAGGTTCCTGAAGCCTGACTTCCAACTAGCTGCCAAGAAGGCATGGCATAACCCAAGTAAGCCCACCTGATGTCTCTGTGAAACAAAGCTCAGCAAGTGAGAAATTCCACTTCCCCGTGTTTAGTAAGGCCAACATTGCACATACTTTAAATAGCAGTGGTTTGGTTCCATTTCCAACCCCCATGAGCCGCACCTCCAGGACCAGTGTGGCCCCAACCGCCATAGAGTAGATGTCATACTGCACCACCTGTCTGCTCAGAGACAGGCTCAGGGTCTGCAGGGCGTCCAGGTACTGCCTGAGGACCTTAGAGCCAAGGTTCAAAAGGACTTCTGAGCTATTCTCCTCCAAGTAGCGTTTGATCCAATTCCCGTGCAACCTTTCTGACATTTTAAACTGTTCAAATCCAGGATCtaacaagaagagaaaaaaagctttatacatatatatatcatttCAAAATATGCAGGTATTTGTGGCATACGGTAAGGCCTTTATTTTTAAGAACTGACAGCTgatgggtggaaaccctggtggcgtagcagttaagtgctacggctgctagccaaagggtcggcagttcgaatccgccaggcactccttggaaactctacagagcagttctactctgtcctatagggtcgctatgagtcagaattgactcgacagcactggggtttttttttggtttgacagCTGATGAAGATGAGCTACTCCTTAGTGAGGAGATGAGCAGCTTCGCCGGCAAGACATAAAAGCTGAGAGTGCTCATCAGCCCGCTCATGCCCTCCTTGCCCAACTGACAGCACTGCCCAATGCCTGGCATCACATTATACAGATGAACAGAAACGTctgcccttgtggagcttacAACCTCATGAAGGAGAGGGCaacaagcaaaataaataagcaaaatctGGAACATGTGCTGTGGAGAACAGCAAAGCAGGGAGGGGCCCCAAGTGCTGGGCTTTTCTGAAGTAGCATCTGAGCAAAGACCCGAgagtttcatttctaatttttcttaagtatttgtaaaatttttctgtttcaacacagtaacagcaacaaaaactcaGAATAACTTTACCTCTCCCCAAGTTCACTATGTTGCCTGACTCAGGAAATAAAAACTGACATCTTCTGCCTATGCAAGTAAGGAACGTGACCCAGCTAGAGCAAGAAGAACGCATCAAACCGGGCCCTGAGCTATAAAAACAACGTcaaagatgtggaaccagggatatcactgctgatgtcagatggatctcggctgaaagtagagaacacctgaaggatgtttacctgtgttttattgactatgcaaaggcatctgactgtgtggatcaaattatggataacattgtggagaacgggaatttcagaacacttaattgtgctcatgaggaacctgtacatagatagatcaagaagcagttgtttggaaagaacaaggggatattgattggtttaaagtcaggaaaggtgtgcatcagggttgcatccttccaccatacctattcgatctgtatgcggagcaaataatctgagaaactggactatatggagaagaacgtggGATCAGCACTGGTGGAAGACTCTAACAATccgggatatgcagatgacacaaccctgcttgctgaaagtgaagaggacttgaagcatttactgatgaaggtcagtgactacagcctttagtatggattacacctcaacaaaaagaaaacaaaaatcctcacaacctgaccaacaagcaacatcatgataaacagagagaagactgaagttgccaaggatttcgttttacttggatccacgatcaatcagtgcccatggaagcagcagtcaagaaatcaaatgacatattgcattaggcaaattagctgcaaaagacctctgtaaagtgttgaaaagcaaagattttactttcaggagtaaggtgtgcctgactcaaggcatatttccaatcacctcatatgcatgcgaacgctggacaatgaagaaggaagaccaaagaagaactgatgcctttgaattatggtgttgacaaagaatattgaatatagcatggactgccagaagaacgaacaaatctgtctcggaagaagtacagccagaatgctccttagaagcaaagatggtaagacttcatctcatgtacactggacgtgttatcaggaaggaccagtccctggagtaggacatcatgcttggttaagtagggggtcagtgaaaaggaagaaaaccctcaacgagagggactgacacagcgggtgcaacaacgggttcaaacacagcaacgactgtgaagatggcacaggactgagcactgTTCCGTTCTGCTGTaaacagggtcgctaggagtcctAACTGACtggctgcacctaacaacaacggcctATACACTGATGACTCCGTAACATTCCTCGGACTTGGACAGACGTAGCTCCGGCAgcgtgcttgtctgttttcctcgTTTGTCTCTTGGAACAGATGCCAAATAAAATCTTTTGTACCGCTTTAGTGTACCTTTGGGATGATTTTACCCTAGGACGTGCCTGAGTACACACATGCCTGACCACCTCACACCTCCTTCCTGGTCCAGCAGGTGGCGCTCACAGCTGGATATCTGAACGAGGTTCACAAAACTAATTAACGAAATCTCTGGACACGGCTCACTCACTTGAAAACACGCAGACCCTAGGCTAGACCTGGATATGGTGACCTAACCCAGACTAAGAGAATGAGTGCTTTCCAGCCAAGACCCCCAGGAGGCCACATCTTGGTCACTTAACACTGGTGTGAGATGCAGCTGGCTATGGCAGGTGAGGAGGGGTCTCAAGACAGACTTCAAAGAAGGTAAAGAGCCCCAGGGGAAGAAGTGGTTCTTCTACAACCCACGCAATTAAGAAAGACTCTGTGTGAGGAAAAGAAGTCCTTTCTGCTCCTCTGCTAAATGAAGGGAAACTCCCtgaatgaagaagagaaaagtaATTCCCCCCAGATCCTCCCTCAAAGGGGAGGGGAaagaaaggggaaggaagaggatgAAAATGGCAGGAAGAGGATGGGACGGAAGAAGAGGTGAggagcagggaggaaggaaggagggtagaagaagaagggaggagaggggaaggagaAACGTATGCAAGGACTCTAATCAGATAACTGCATGGCTGTTGCTAACCGCTGACAAGGTTCTCAGAAGACAGGAGCAGGACCTGCGTGAGCACAAGGCACTCCTGTTACTAAACTCTCATCATGGAAACTCCACACTGTTCAGTGGAAATACAAAGCTCTTACAAGAGCCAGAGGCTGCTCATCGACTTACCTTTTTCATACAGTGGCACATTCCCTTGCAACAATTTGCTAAGCTGCACtgtatttaaatgtaaaaatcttAATTGTTCTCGCACTGGTTTTCCTTCCACAACTGGGAATAAAAGACGCCCCACGTTGTTTCTTGGAATTGGCAAGCCCAGGCCTATTGCCAGTGTTGCAGCCAGATCAGTCTGTTGGACACGCTTTGGATGTCTCCTATCACCTACAAAAAAGAATACAGTGTTGCAGGTGACGGCTTCTAGAGAGTGTATGACTGGTCATTCTTGACTTTGAGCTTCTATAACAGATGTGAGTCAAATAGCGCGTTATCTCCAAACCATTCGGTGTAGATTCATCCAGAAAAGAGGAGTCACGATGTTTTTATCTCAATTCATGTACAGAACACCCATTCTACATCAAGCACAGCGCCGTCCCTGAAGGAGCTTGTTTCTATGCACTGAAAGAGAGACTAAAGCAAGATACTCAGTGGGGCCAGCAAGTGCAAGGGAGGGTCATTCcagtggaggcagggagggagcgtGGCCCCTTCTGGACACAATGCACTCCAGGTGCTGCTCtttccacacacacaaacagccaAATGCGCTCCACTCTCAGGGGCTCCTGGACAGAACAGGACGAGGCTGGGTATGTGGCCTCAACAAAAAACTCAGCATAGGGGTTTTCTCCTCGGTGCAGACAACAATCAGCCCAGGCCAAGGGCTCTGGCACAGGTACGACTCAGGTAATACACAATTCCGACTGAGGTACAATATAAGCATGACTCAGGTATGACAGGTACAACTCAAGCACAACATAGGTATGACACAGGTACGACTCAGGTATGACACAGGTACAACTCAGGTATGATTCAGGGACGACACAGATATGACTCAGGTATAACACAGGTACGACAGTTATGATACAGGTACGACTCAGGTACAACACAGGTATAACAGGTACGACTCAGGTACAACAAAGGTATGACACAGGTACAACTCAGGTATGACTCAGGCACAATACAGGAATGACACAGATATGACTCAGGTATTACAACTACAACTCAGGTACAACACAGGCATGACACAGGGATGACACAGGTACGACTCAGGCATGACACAGGTATGACTATGACTCAAGTATGATACAGGTACAACTCAGGTACGACACAGGTATGACACGGGGGTATGCGCAGCTACAACCATCTTCGCAGGGCAGGCTGGCTGGCCCACCCTCCAGCACTTGAACAGGAGCTTCTGCAGTTTTACTTTGTGGTAGCTTTTGGTTGTATAGAAGTTCCCTTTTTTTATTTGGTGGCATTTATTAACCTTTCCTAGTCAGCCCTCCAGCGGTGGCTCTCGGCCCTCTGTTATGCTTAAACAGCCTTTTTCACCCCAACAttgctgtttgtgtttttttctcaTACTTCTAAAACTGTATTTTCTTACACTAAGCTTTTTgatcacagaaaacaaaaacaaaaaacccaccttAAACTACTCTTggtagtcatatggtctactgtgggACAGAGCAATTGAGCAACTATACGATCCTCTAGTTCTGTCATTTCTGAGGGTGCTAACAACCAGGGTTCTAAGCTTGGGAAAAAGGAAGTACAATGCGAGCTCCACGAAATTAATTTTGTACTAGTGAGTATCAAGTGGAAGTGTAACTCCTTGCTTTCTCCAGAAACAATGGCTAGCCCAGGACCAGCGGGCGCTCCGCCCAGGACCAGCAGGTGCTCCGCCCAAGACCAGCGGGCGCTCCGCCCAGGACCAGCGGGCGCTCCAGCTCCAACACTGTCATCCTGAAATTCCACTTCCCACTGAAAGGAATGACATCTTGGCGATGGGGCTGCTTCTGGGCCGAGGGGAGTGTGCATATGACTGTCTATCAGAGGCTGTCCAGATCTTGTCCAGAGGACTCAGGAGCAACTCTGAAGAGGTCCCCACTGGCAAAGACGGGGCAACTTGAATGTCAAAAAGAGTTATACGTACAGTGAACTGAAACACACCGAATACATTTAAATGCATCAGTTCATAATGATACTTAAAAAGGAAATCAGCCTAAGTGGTCCCATCTGAAGGACGCTAGTGAACTAACCCACTGAGACTGGTAAGTGTGGGGAGACCAAACCATCATTCTTCCTGTCTCTTTTACACCCAAAAAGTACACAAGGGGATGTTCTCTTTGTAGCAGTATTCCGGCTAATTAATGAGAAAAGAACGTACAACTTCCTGCCACGACTTGTGCCCTCTGGTGCATTAACAGGCCATGCTGATCACCACCAGCTATTAGCATGAGTGAAGCAGACAGCCAAATGTCACGTGTTCCCTGACAGAAGGAGCCTTgctaaa encodes:
- the LOC126077420 gene encoding uncharacterized protein LOC126077420 isoform X5 encodes the protein MSLLSPCYSHCHCVPVSPCHCHCTLCKHLCVSPGVSPSVTVTVVCHHVSACVSPGVSLCHCHSVTVVCHHVSVHVCHQVCHCATVSHCCLSPCLCACVLPGVSLCHCHSVTVVCHHVSVHVCHQVCHCATVSHCCHHVSVHVCYQVYHCATVTLSLLSVTMFLHVCHQVYHCATVTLSLLSVTMSLCMCVTRCVTVPLSVTVVCHHVSVHVCYQVYHCATVTLSLLSVTMSLCMCVTRCVTVPLSVTVVCHHVSVHVCYQVYHCATVTVTMSLHVCHQVCHSPCCLSPCLCACVSAGVSLCHCHSVTAVTMSLCMCVTRCITVPLSLCHCCLSPCLCACVSPGVSLLLFVTIVCHHVSVHVCHQVYHCATVTLSLLSVTMSLCMCVTRCVTVPLSVTVVCHHVSVHVCYQVYHCATVTVTMSLHVCHQVCHSPCCLSPCLCACVSAGVSLCHCHSVTAVTMSLCMCVTRCITVPLLLSLLSATMSLCVSPGVSLLLFVTIVCHHVSVHVCHQVYHCATVTLSLLSPCLCACVSPGVSLCHCHSVTVVCHHVSVHVCHQVCHCATVSHCCLSPCLCACVLPGVSLCHCHSVTVVCHHVSVHVSPGVSLCHCQSVSLQHCGASSCVHRTWLLALLGRLAEVPCSFMMSGCFTSESENSRELVGPQLPPRKCHGSHGDRPGAERLVDRSVGVSFGIAWQWAAPLNDILPPFSRPHLGGTAWGWVGRPLG
- the LOC126077420 gene encoding multiple epidermal growth factor-like domains protein 11 isoform X31, with translation MSLLSPCYSHCHCVPVSPCHCHCTLCKHLCVSPGVSPSVTVTVVCHHVSACVSPGVSLCHCHSVTVVCHHVSVHVCHQVCHCATVSHCCLSPCLCACVLPGVSLCHCHSVTVVCHHVSVHVCHQVCHCATVSHCCLSPCLCACVLPGVSLCHCHSVTVVCHHVSVHVCHQVCHCATVSHCCLSPCLCACVLPGVSLCHCHCHHVSACVSPGVSLSLLSVTMSLCMCVSRCVTVPLSLCHCCHHVSVHVCHQVYHCATVTLSLLSVTMSLCMCVTRCVTVTLCHYCLSPCLCACVSPGVSLCHCHSVTVVCHHVSVHVCHQVCHCATVSHCCLSPCLCACVLPGVSLCHCHCHHVSACVSPGVSLSLLSVTMSLCMCVSRCVTVPLSLCHCCHHVSVHVCHQVYHCATAAVTFVCHHVSVRVTRCVTVTLCHYCLSPCLCACVSPGVSLCHCHSVTVVCHHVSVHVSPGVSLCHCQSVSLQHCGASSCVHRTWLLALLGRLAEVPCSFMMSGCFTSESENSRELVGPQLPPRKCHGSHGDRPGAERLVDRSVGVSFGIAWQWAAPLNDILPPFSRPHLGGTAWGWVGRPLG
- the LOC126077420 gene encoding uncharacterized protein LOC126077420 isoform X2; translation: MLLCHCVPMCHHVSVCCVTVCLCHHVSFCHHVTLSLFCHRVTVTASLCSMCHYVNVSPCHCCHHVTLTVTVYLCHHVTVTVLCVNICVCHQVCHRQSLSLLSVTMSLHVCHQVYHCATVTLSLLSVTMSLCMCVTRCVTVPLSVTVVCHHVSVHVCYQVYHCATVTLSLLSVTMSLCMCVTRCVTVPLSVTVVTMSLCMCVTRCITVPLSLCHCCLSPCFCMCVTRCITVPLSLCHCCLSPCLCACVSPGVSLCHCQSLLSVTMSLCMCVTRCITVPLSLCHCCLSPCLCACVSPGVSLCHCQSLLSVTMSLCMCVTRCITVPLSLSPCLCMCVTRCVTLPVVCHHVSVHVCQQVCHCATVTLSLLSPCLCACVSPGVSLCHCHSVTVVCHHVSVHVCHQVCHCYSLSLLSVTMSLCMCVTRCITVPLSLCHCCLSPCLCACVSPGVSLCHCQSLLSVTMSLCMCVTRCITVPLSLSPCLCMCVTRCVTLPVVCHHVSVHVCQQVCHCATVTLSLLSPCLCACVSPGVSLLLFVTIVCHHVSVHVCHQVYHCATVTLSLLSPCLCACVSPGVSLCHCHSVTVVCHHVSVHVCHQVCHCATVSHCCLSPCLCACVLPGVSLCHCHSVTVVCHHVSVHVSPGVSLCHCQSVSLQHCGASSCVHRTWLLALLGRLAEVPCSFMMSGCFTSESENSRELVGPQLPPRKCHGSHGDRPGAERLVDRSVGVSFGIAWQWAAPLNDILPPFSRPHLGGTAWGWVGRPLG
- the LOC126077420 gene encoding uncharacterized protein LOC126077420 isoform X11 yields the protein MSLLSPCYSHCHCVPVSPCHCHCTLCKHLCVSPGVSPSVTVTVVCHHVSACVSPGVSLCHCHSVTVVCHHVSVHVCHQVCHCATVSHCCHHVSVHVCYQVYHCATVTLSLLSVTVSLHVCHQVYHCATVTLSLLSVTMSLCMCVTRCVTVPLSVTVVCHHVSVHVCYQVYHCATVTLSLLSVTMSLCMCVTRCVTVPLSVTVVCHHVSVHVCYQVYHCATVTVTMSLHVCHQVCHSPCCLSPCLCACVSAGVSLCHCHSVTAVTMSLCMCVTRCITVPLSLCHCCLSPCLCACVSPGVSLLLFVTIVCHHVSVHVCHQVYHCATVTLSLLSVTMSLCMCVTRCVTVPLSVTVVCHHVSVHVCYQVYHCATVTVTMSLHVCHQVCHSPCCLSPCLCACVSAGVSLCHCHSVTAVTMSLCMCVTRCITVPLLLSLLSATMSLCVSPGVSLLLFVTIVCHHVSVHVCHQVYHCATVTLSLLSPCLCACVSPGVSLCHCHSVTVVCHHVSVHVCHQVCHCATVSHCCLSPCLCACVLPGVSLCHCHSVTVVCHHVSVHVSPGVSLCHCQSVSLQHCGASSCVHRTWLLALLGRLAEVPCSFMMSGCFTSESENSRELVGPQLPPRKCHGSHGDRPGAERLVDRSVGVSFGIAWQWAAPLNDILPPFSRPHLGGTAWGWVGRPLG
- the LOC126077420 gene encoding multiple epidermal growth factor-like domains protein 10 isoform X29, whose translation is MCVTRCITVPLSLCHCCLSPCLCACVSPGVSLCHCQSLLSVTMSLCMCVTRCITVPLSLCHCCLSPCLCACVSPGVSLCHCQSLLSPCLCACVLPGVSLCHCHSVTVVCHHVSACVSPGVSLCHCHSVTVVCHHVSVHVCHQVCHCATVSHCCLSPCLCACVLPGVSLCHCHSVTVVCHHVSVHVCHQVCHCATVSHCCLSPCLCACVLPGVSLCHCHCHHVSACVSPGVSLSLLSVTMSLCMCVSRCVTVPLSLCHCCHHVSVHVCHQVYHCATVTLSLLSVTMSLCMCVTRCVTVTLCHYCLSPCLCACVSPGVSLCHCHSVTVVCHHVSVHVCHQVCHCATVSHCCLSPCLCACVLPGVSLCHCHCHHVSACVSPGVSLSLLSVTMSLCMCVSRCVTVPLSLCHCCHHVSVHVCHQVYHCATAAVTFVCHHVSVRVTRCVTVTLCHYCLSPCLCACVSPGVSLCHCHSVTVVCHHVSVHVSPGVSLCHCQSVSLQHCGASSCVHRTWLLALLGRLAEVPCSFMMSGCFTSESENSRELVGPQLPPRKCHGSHGDRPGAERLVDRSVGVSFGIAWQWAAPLNDILPPFSRPHLGGTAWGWVGRPLG